One Natrinema salaciae genomic region harbors:
- a CDS encoding DUF7561 family protein has translation MSKDSCDGCGRTVTVSGGIANLWSFGTDAGTVGTAMTLELEDGTSHLLCYPCIEAVPDHPTAEDIERLERIDDETSRLGTL, from the coding sequence ATGTCGAAGGACTCCTGTGACGGCTGCGGCCGAACGGTCACGGTTTCGGGCGGCATCGCGAACCTCTGGTCGTTCGGCACCGACGCCGGGACCGTCGGGACCGCGATGACGCTGGAGCTCGAGGACGGGACGTCGCACTTGCTGTGTTACCCGTGCATCGAGGCGGTGCCCGACCATCCGACCGCCGAGGACATCGAACGGTTGGAGCGGATCGACGACGAGACGTCGCGACTCGGGACGCTGTGA
- a CDS encoding ATP-dependent DNA helicase, whose translation MNPERIFEAFPAPSYRGNQQAALRDIRDAFAADNDVVLVRAPTGSGKSLLARAVAGCARRADEGDPSDATGAYYTTPQVSQLDDVAADDLLADLNVIRGKSNYTCILPEERDTPVNQAPCVRERGYDCSVKHRCPYFSDRAIASNREIAAMTLAYFMQTAGSEVFRRRDVVVVDEAHGLAEWAEMYATIQLGPRTVPFWDDLRVPEVETVDRAVRYAENLAGTCSRRKDDLLAQDSLSPAEVRERDRLQELIGELEWFVSDYRDPQSPTTWLVDQSEPRARDADDDGDEPRGGPLTIKPMNPEKYLQHTVWDRGNTFALLSATILNKAAFCRQVGLDPDDVALVDVGHTFPVENRPLYDVTQGKMTYERRDETTPKIARTIVRLMQRHPDEKGLVHAHSYDIQERLADLLADFGVGDRIRTHDRDGRDAALEAWKAADDPDVFLSVKMEEALDLKGDLCRWQVLCKAPFLNTGDSRVAHRLEEGQWAWYYRTALRTVIQACGRVVRAPDDHGATYLADSSLVDLFDRARTDMPDWFEEQVDRMERPELPAFEPRAALGESAGGSGGRSGVGSGPGSSRRGANADADGRRTDRSSTRSSRSRRSSRSSPLADVWDTDE comes from the coding sequence GTGAATCCCGAGCGGATCTTCGAGGCGTTCCCCGCGCCGAGCTACCGCGGGAACCAGCAGGCTGCCCTCCGCGACATTCGCGACGCCTTCGCGGCCGACAACGACGTCGTGCTCGTTCGCGCGCCGACGGGCAGCGGCAAGTCCCTGCTCGCCCGTGCCGTCGCCGGCTGTGCCCGCCGCGCGGACGAGGGCGACCCCAGCGACGCCACGGGTGCCTACTACACGACCCCGCAGGTCTCCCAGCTCGACGACGTGGCGGCCGACGACCTCCTGGCCGATCTCAACGTCATCCGCGGGAAGTCCAACTACACCTGCATCCTCCCGGAGGAACGCGATACGCCGGTCAATCAGGCCCCTTGCGTGCGAGAACGGGGGTACGACTGTTCGGTCAAACACCGGTGTCCCTACTTCTCGGACCGGGCGATCGCGTCGAACCGGGAGATCGCGGCGATGACGCTGGCCTACTTCATGCAAACCGCCGGAAGCGAGGTTTTCCGACGGCGCGACGTCGTCGTCGTCGACGAGGCCCACGGCCTCGCCGAGTGGGCCGAAATGTACGCGACGATTCAACTGGGGCCGCGGACCGTCCCGTTCTGGGACGACCTCCGCGTTCCCGAAGTCGAGACCGTCGACCGAGCCGTCCGATACGCCGAGAACCTCGCGGGGACTTGTTCCCGCCGCAAGGACGACCTGCTCGCACAGGACTCGCTCTCCCCCGCCGAAGTGCGCGAACGCGACCGCTTACAGGAGCTCATCGGCGAACTCGAGTGGTTCGTCTCCGACTACCGCGATCCGCAGAGCCCGACGACGTGGCTGGTCGATCAGTCCGAACCGCGCGCTCGCGACGCCGACGACGACGGCGACGAACCGCGAGGCGGTCCGCTGACGATCAAGCCGATGAACCCCGAGAAATACCTGCAGCACACCGTCTGGGACCGGGGCAACACGTTCGCGCTCCTGTCGGCGACCATCCTCAACAAGGCCGCTTTCTGCCGGCAGGTCGGGCTCGATCCGGACGACGTCGCCCTCGTCGACGTCGGCCACACGTTCCCCGTCGAGAACCGGCCGCTGTACGACGTGACCCAGGGGAAGATGACCTACGAGCGGCGCGACGAGACGACGCCGAAGATCGCCCGGACGATCGTCCGACTCATGCAGCGCCACCCCGACGAGAAGGGGCTGGTCCACGCCCACTCCTACGACATTCAGGAGCGTCTCGCCGACCTGTTGGCGGACTTCGGCGTCGGCGACCGGATCAGAACCCACGACCGCGACGGTCGCGACGCCGCCCTCGAGGCCTGGAAGGCCGCCGACGATCCCGACGTCTTCCTCTCGGTGAAGATGGAAGAGGCGCTGGATCTCAAGGGCGATCTCTGCCGCTGGCAGGTCCTCTGTAAGGCCCCCTTCCTCAACACCGGCGACTCCCGGGTTGCCCACCGCCTCGAGGAGGGACAGTGGGCGTGGTACTATCGGACGGCGCTCCGCACGGTAATTCAGGCCTGCGGCCGCGTCGTCCGCGCCCCGGACGATCACGGCGCGACGTATCTGGCCGACTCGAGTCTGGTGGATCTCTTCGACCGCGCCCGGACGGACATGCCGGACTGGTTCGAGGAACAGGTCGACCGCATGGAGCGACCGGAGCTGCCGGCGTTCGAGCCGCGGGCCGCGCTCGGCGAGTCGGCGGGCGGATCGGGCGGCCGCTCCGGCGTCGGCTCCGGACCCGGCTCCTCGCGGCGGGGAGCGAACGCGGACGCCGACGGGAGGCGAACGGACCGTTCGTCGACGCGCTCGAGCCGGTCGCGGCGGTCCTCTCGCTCGAGTCCGTTAGCCGACGTCTGGGATACGGACGAGTGA
- a CDS encoding class I SAM-dependent methyltransferase: MTEDAEGDDRPTDEKRHALEPAADDVLERAEADAPLAAVVAKPRAEAAIESLRAEGVYDDSRRVREDGPDRVALPIAEPPTETRVLEIVRQLDPEPRSPDLEALLAERGWSDADLESAPGSWAVIGSVILVAVPEGCPDETALGEALLEVHGEADSVLADEGIANDGTAGTYREPRTRLIAGQRETETIHTEHGTKYGLDPATVMFSPGNQAERARMGDLADSGERVFDMFAGIGYFTLPMARAGARVTATEINPTAFRYLLENAVLNDVGDRVDAYMTDCRDLATEIDADRVVMGYYGSGDGADADADTGDERGHGTRTDEARDFLDDALAALVPGGVVHYHEATPESRLWERPLERLEAAAADAGRELEILETRRVKSHSAGVAHVVVDARFE, translated from the coding sequence ATGACTGAGGACGCGGAGGGGGACGATCGGCCCACGGACGAGAAGCGACACGCCCTCGAGCCCGCGGCCGACGACGTGCTCGAGCGGGCGGAAGCGGACGCGCCGCTCGCTGCCGTCGTCGCGAAGCCCCGCGCAGAGGCCGCAATCGAGTCGCTGCGCGCCGAGGGCGTCTACGACGACTCGAGGCGCGTCCGCGAGGACGGGCCCGACAGGGTCGCGCTCCCGATCGCGGAGCCGCCGACCGAGACGCGGGTGCTCGAGATCGTCCGGCAACTCGACCCCGAGCCGCGCAGTCCGGACCTCGAGGCGCTGCTGGCCGAGCGGGGCTGGAGCGACGCCGACCTCGAGTCGGCCCCCGGCTCGTGGGCGGTGATCGGCTCGGTGATCCTCGTGGCGGTGCCCGAGGGCTGTCCGGACGAGACGGCACTCGGGGAGGCCCTGCTCGAGGTACACGGCGAGGCCGATAGCGTGCTGGCCGACGAGGGGATCGCAAACGACGGGACCGCCGGAACGTACCGCGAGCCCAGAACCCGGCTCATCGCGGGCCAGCGGGAGACGGAAACGATCCACACCGAGCACGGGACGAAGTACGGGCTCGACCCCGCGACCGTCATGTTCTCGCCCGGCAACCAGGCCGAACGCGCCCGAATGGGCGATCTTGCCGACTCGGGCGAGCGGGTGTTCGACATGTTCGCCGGCATCGGCTACTTCACCCTCCCGATGGCCCGAGCCGGCGCGCGGGTGACCGCGACCGAGATCAACCCGACCGCCTTCCGCTACCTGCTCGAGAACGCCGTGCTCAACGACGTCGGCGACCGCGTCGACGCCTACATGACCGACTGTCGCGACCTCGCCACGGAGATCGACGCCGATCGGGTCGTGATGGGCTACTACGGGAGCGGGGACGGCGCCGACGCCGACGCCGATACGGGCGACGAGAGGGGGCACGGAACGCGAACGGACGAGGCACGCGACTTCCTCGACGACGCCCTCGCGGCGCTGGTCCCCGGCGGCGTCGTCCACTACCACGAGGCGACCCCCGAATCCCGCCTGTGGGAGCGGCCGCTCGAGCGCCTCGAAGCGGCGGCCGCGGACGCCGGCCGCGAACTCGAGATCCTCGAGACACGACGGGTCAAGAGTCACAGCGCAGGCGTCGCACACGTCGTGGTCGATGCCCGTTTCGAGTAG
- the htpX gene encoding zinc metalloprotease HtpX: MNWQADWGLRLRMFVTMFLLFALYIVFAGVLTTIISGGANLLIFGMIFGGFSLVQYYFSDTLTLRSMGAKTVSADEYPQLHASIDRLSQQADLPKPKVAVVDSRVPNAFATGRNQKNAAVCVTTGLMNSLEQDELDGVLAHELAHVKNRDMMVMTIASFLSTIAFMMVRWGAFFGGGHGRGREGGGGGIVVAILVSLIVWIISYLLIRALSRYREYAADRGAAAITGNPSALASALLKISGEMDKVPKDDLREEAEMNAFFIIPIKSGIVGRLFSTHPPTERRVNKLRNIQQEMSL; the protein is encoded by the coding sequence ATGAACTGGCAGGCGGACTGGGGATTGCGGCTTCGAATGTTCGTGACGATGTTCCTGCTGTTCGCGCTGTACATCGTCTTCGCGGGTGTACTCACCACAATTATTTCGGGCGGTGCGAACCTGCTCATCTTCGGGATGATCTTCGGCGGGTTCTCGCTCGTCCAGTACTACTTCAGCGACACGCTGACACTGCGGAGCATGGGCGCGAAGACGGTCTCGGCTGACGAGTACCCGCAACTGCACGCCTCGATCGACCGGCTCTCCCAGCAGGCCGACCTCCCGAAGCCGAAGGTGGCGGTCGTCGACTCGAGGGTACCCAACGCCTTCGCGACCGGGCGCAACCAGAAAAACGCGGCCGTCTGCGTGACGACCGGACTGATGAACTCGCTCGAGCAGGACGAACTCGACGGCGTCCTCGCGCACGAACTCGCGCACGTGAAGAACCGCGACATGATGGTGATGACCATCGCCTCGTTCCTCTCGACCATCGCGTTCATGATGGTCCGCTGGGGGGCCTTCTTCGGCGGCGGGCACGGCCGCGGCCGCGAGGGCGGGGGCGGCGGCATCGTCGTCGCCATCCTCGTCTCGCTGATCGTCTGGATCATCAGCTACCTGCTCATTCGGGCGCTCTCCCGCTACCGCGAGTACGCCGCCGACCGCGGGGCCGCCGCCATCACCGGCAACCCCTCCGCGCTCGCCTCGGCGCTGCTGAAGATCTCCGGCGAGATGGACAAGGTCCCGAAAGACGACCTGCGCGAGGAGGCCGAGATGAACGCCTTCTTCATCATCCCGATCAAGTCCGGCATTGTTGGACGACTCTTTAGCACGCACCCGCCGACGGAAAGACGGGTCAATAAACTACGAAATATTCAACAAGAAATGTCTTTATAG
- a CDS encoding DUF5786 family protein, which produces MSMGAYDEDEHERREQQASTVDTDFDDERTIYRGQVEYDSGDSAEELLDKFEQIKSD; this is translated from the coding sequence ATGTCAATGGGTGCCTATGACGAGGACGAGCACGAGCGCCGCGAACAGCAAGCGTCGACGGTCGACACGGACTTCGACGACGAGCGGACGATCTACCGCGGGCAGGTCGAGTACGACTCCGGCGACTCCGCCGAGGAACTGCTAGACAAGTTCGAGCAGATCAAGTCGGACTGA
- the pspAB gene encoding PspA-associated protein PspAB, which translates to MGLLDGLRAILGSRAEADAGRDADPDDLFGMSTAYLTMQADLGYESLDVGALCFSGVDSSDFRNAVDEVEAILEAGREETGTGFSVTSDDHGYHWVVLTDDDPEDLITSMHFAADTFIEHDYGSRLLAAVFAYEDRDGTAYWIYSFRRGRFYPFVPRSGRERDSSAEFKLESALDGELEIEREKEYWYPLWPSERGTHPWE; encoded by the coding sequence ATGGGACTACTGGACGGACTCCGCGCCATCCTCGGCTCGCGCGCCGAAGCCGACGCCGGACGCGACGCCGACCCCGACGACCTCTTCGGGATGAGCACCGCCTACCTCACGATGCAGGCCGATCTGGGCTACGAGTCGCTGGACGTCGGCGCACTCTGTTTCTCCGGCGTCGATTCGAGCGACTTCCGGAACGCCGTCGACGAGGTCGAGGCGATCCTCGAGGCGGGCCGGGAGGAGACCGGGACCGGCTTCTCGGTCACGTCGGACGATCACGGCTATCACTGGGTCGTCCTCACGGACGACGACCCGGAGGACCTGATCACGAGCATGCACTTCGCCGCGGACACCTTCATCGAGCACGACTACGGCTCGCGGCTGCTGGCTGCCGTTTTCGCCTACGAAGATCGCGACGGGACCGCGTACTGGATCTACTCCTTCCGTCGCGGCCGGTTCTACCCCTTCGTGCCGCGGTCCGGCCGGGAACGCGACTCGAGCGCGGAGTTCAAACTCGAGTCGGCGCTGGACGGCGAACTCGAGATCGAGCGCGAGAAGGAGTACTGGTACCCGCTCTGGCCGAGCGAGCGCGGCACCCATCCCTGGGAGTAG
- a CDS encoding antitoxin VapB family protein has protein sequence MSTKTVTITEEAYERLKSHKRDDESFTDTVLRLTESNRDVMKGFGAFADADGFRAAVEEAGENLDDGVRERRERLRERHGRSSDQ, from the coding sequence ATGTCCACGAAGACGGTAACCATCACGGAGGAGGCCTACGAACGACTGAAGTCGCACAAGCGCGACGATGAGAGCTTCACGGACACCGTCCTTCGGTTGACCGAATCTAACCGGGACGTCATGAAGGGGTTCGGTGCGTTCGCCGACGCCGACGGATTCCGAGCAGCCGTCGAGGAGGCGGGCGAAAACCTGGACGACGGCGTTCGAGAGCGCCGGGAACGACTGCGCGAACGGCACGGCCGGAGTTCGGACCAGTGA
- a CDS encoding PIN domain-containing protein → MIAFDSTFLIDYLEGESATAELLKRLDEPVYYAPAIALYEIYEGAAIYDGDDLETARDGLDWIEPLEFDHDAAIEAARLIAELRSAGEPISDGDVLIAGICRRHGASLVTRDSHFETVTGLETISY, encoded by the coding sequence GTGATCGCGTTCGATTCGACGTTTCTGATAGACTACCTCGAGGGGGAAAGCGCGACCGCAGAGCTCCTGAAGCGCCTCGACGAACCGGTGTATTACGCTCCGGCGATCGCGCTGTATGAGATCTACGAGGGAGCTGCGATCTACGACGGCGACGATCTGGAGACGGCTCGTGACGGTCTCGATTGGATCGAGCCGCTCGAATTCGATCACGACGCGGCGATCGAAGCGGCCCGATTGATCGCCGAACTCCGATCGGCGGGTGAACCGATCAGCGATGGGGACGTGCTCATCGCAGGGATCTGCCGACGGCACGGCGCATCGCTCGTTACTCGAGATAGCCACTTCGAAACCGTCACCGGTCTCGAGACGATCTCTTACTGA
- a CDS encoding outer membrane protein assembly factor BamB family protein, whose protein sequence is MTEWTQYKADPHNSGLRRDLGGPARVAEAWTVDLVGPPGSPVLDRDTVYVGTTRGNCYALERETGRRRWVFETQRATDATPVVTRERLYLGTGDGAVYALDPATGDERWQVELPDSLASALALSAGRLYAGHAAGLSALEAETGTELWTHETESAVVGCPAIADGREGEQRRSGLDEGDGVPLESMEPSLLEAERVQEPDRRWGANEERVFAGTTAGTVLALAAETGEEAWTAPATGSIAGGPTIADGRVYVGDEGGTMLALDAGTGQTWFTYEIGDGFTTSATVLAAAETTFVGAEDGYLHVTDTTVGRRKLRGWLFSRKGVELDGPIRSCPVVAGDVICVGDASGSLYGIDADDPEPLWRFAADDAIRGTPALGAERLYVGSDDERLYCLEWDADEPRR, encoded by the coding sequence GTGACTGAGTGGACTCAGTACAAGGCCGATCCGCACAACTCGGGGCTCCGGCGCGATCTCGGGGGGCCGGCCCGCGTCGCCGAGGCCTGGACGGTGGACCTCGTCGGACCGCCGGGGTCGCCGGTGCTCGATCGCGACACCGTCTACGTCGGCACGACCCGCGGGAACTGCTACGCGCTCGAGCGGGAGACGGGTCGCCGCCGATGGGTGTTCGAGACGCAACGTGCGACCGACGCGACGCCGGTCGTCACCCGCGAGCGGCTGTATCTGGGGACGGGCGACGGAGCGGTGTACGCGCTCGACCCCGCCACTGGCGACGAACGGTGGCAGGTGGAACTCCCCGATTCGCTCGCGTCCGCGCTCGCGCTCTCCGCGGGACGACTTTACGCGGGGCACGCGGCCGGTCTCTCGGCGCTCGAGGCCGAGACGGGCACGGAGCTGTGGACCCACGAGACCGAGTCGGCCGTCGTCGGCTGTCCGGCGATCGCCGACGGCCGGGAGGGGGAGCAGCGTCGATCGGGGCTGGACGAGGGGGACGGCGTCCCCCTCGAGTCGATGGAGCCGTCGCTGCTCGAGGCGGAGCGAGTACAGGAGCCGGATCGACGGTGGGGAGCGAACGAGGAGCGGGTGTTCGCGGGGACCACGGCCGGAACGGTGCTGGCGCTCGCGGCCGAGACGGGCGAGGAGGCGTGGACCGCACCGGCGACCGGATCGATCGCCGGCGGACCGACGATCGCCGACGGACGGGTCTACGTCGGCGACGAGGGCGGAACGATGCTCGCGCTGGACGCCGGGACCGGGCAGACGTGGTTCACCTACGAGATCGGCGACGGATTCACGACGTCCGCGACCGTACTCGCGGCCGCCGAGACGACGTTCGTCGGCGCTGAGGACGGCTACCTCCACGTCACCGATACGACCGTCGGCCGGCGCAAACTGCGCGGTTGGCTGTTCTCCCGAAAGGGCGTCGAACTCGACGGCCCGATCCGCTCCTGTCCCGTCGTCGCCGGCGACGTGATCTGCGTCGGCGACGCGAGCGGGTCGCTCTACGGGATCGACGCCGACGACCCCGAGCCGCTGTGGCGCTTCGCGGCCGACGACGCGATCAGGGGGACGCCCGCGCTCGGCGCGGAACGGCTCTACGTCGGCAGCGACGACGAACGCCTCTACTGTCTCGAGTGGGACGCCGACGAACCGCGTCGCTGA
- a CDS encoding DUF5784 family protein, whose translation MARPLRFRYSPQSWSDGRVRHEILQPLQSNIGAQSVTPWFKIGGDWQRHRFEMQNGDVALFARNDEEAYWMGNTETPSALWKTDKFGWREVPYHVSRWAQRELTATLHEEDPWLADYPHLSWFFLPVFMSKDGRHSTRAFFREHAAGFPDAGRRETTRFFEAFLATGVLDEYRHVMSGKLGTSDHVDRVRMSAAMAEFIAAKILTEAGYDVVPEIEVTTGHSLDFRAENGNTNVLVEVTRPQPPANRAASGPVAAVRDTAETKTNGQLAEHGGGAVLFVDCSSFRDDSWAAVRGEQPDVRHRPAVVYRVRPNGHAEGYRKGGVPLELGGALEFLD comes from the coding sequence GTGGCACGGCCGCTTCGCTTTCGGTACTCGCCCCAGTCGTGGAGCGACGGGCGAGTGCGACACGAGATTCTACAGCCGCTTCAATCGAATATCGGTGCACAGTCCGTCACACCGTGGTTCAAGATCGGCGGCGACTGGCAGCGACACCGATTCGAGATGCAAAACGGCGACGTCGCCCTTTTCGCACGCAACGACGAGGAAGCGTACTGGATGGGCAACACCGAGACGCCCTCCGCGCTGTGGAAGACCGACAAGTTCGGCTGGCGGGAAGTACCCTATCACGTCTCACGGTGGGCCCAGCGAGAACTGACCGCGACGCTGCACGAGGAAGACCCGTGGCTCGCCGACTACCCGCACCTCTCGTGGTTCTTTCTGCCGGTGTTCATGTCCAAAGACGGCCGTCACTCGACTCGGGCGTTCTTCCGCGAACACGCCGCTGGCTTTCCCGACGCCGGCCGCCGGGAGACGACCCGCTTCTTCGAGGCGTTCCTGGCGACCGGCGTCCTGGACGAGTACCGGCACGTCATGTCCGGAAAACTCGGCACCAGCGACCACGTCGACCGCGTCCGCATGAGCGCCGCGATGGCCGAGTTCATCGCCGCGAAGATCCTCACCGAGGCCGGCTACGACGTCGTCCCGGAGATCGAGGTGACGACCGGTCACTCGCTCGACTTCCGGGCCGAAAACGGGAACACGAACGTCCTCGTCGAGGTCACGCGCCCGCAACCGCCGGCGAACCGCGCTGCGTCCGGCCCCGTGGCCGCCGTCCGCGATACCGCCGAGACCAAGACCAACGGCCAGCTGGCCGAACACGGCGGCGGCGCGGTACTCTTCGTCGACTGCTCGAGCTTCCGGGACGATTCGTGGGCCGCGGTACGGGGCGAGCAACCCGACGTGCGCCACCGCCCCGCCGTCGTCTACCGCGTCCGGCCGAACGGTCACGCGGAAGGCTACCGGAAGGGAGGCGTCCCCCTCGAGCTCGGCGGCGCGCTCGAGTTTCTGGACTGA
- a CDS encoding YkgJ family cysteine cluster protein yields MEVNCEGCAGCCMDWRSLLEDDRATAARDAASGTDGSRGRDSRRRRRPHEPFGDRGGGDERRVSREPLDADSNFVPLTRDEVRTFLDAGMIDALTPRFWDARDESEGIDVDGHTLAAVAGRPVFFVGLRKPPKPVAPFGRDSPTWLPACVFLDPATLQCRIHGSDRYPAECGAYPEHNLALEQETECERVESAFGGDRLLEADHDDPGGLLLGSQAIGAKLFCHPRPADLEGIVARAATGTLTRADRAEIVAVAAASSPGTLAISDDHYERGYETALEGGDGTDDGSWIGPAIRDWHRRSRTAGETVPSPTVADAVETERGAPETPGWDALD; encoded by the coding sequence ATGGAGGTGAACTGCGAGGGCTGTGCGGGGTGTTGTATGGACTGGCGATCGCTCCTCGAGGACGACAGAGCGACCGCCGCTCGAGACGCCGCCAGCGGAACGGACGGGAGTCGCGGTCGCGATTCCCGCCGGCGACGACGACCGCACGAGCCGTTCGGCGACCGCGGCGGCGGGGACGAACGACGGGTCTCCCGAGAGCCGCTCGACGCGGACAGCAACTTCGTCCCGCTAACCCGCGACGAGGTGCGGACGTTCCTCGATGCGGGGATGATCGACGCGCTGACGCCGCGGTTCTGGGACGCCCGGGACGAGAGCGAGGGGATCGACGTCGATGGCCACACCCTCGCCGCCGTCGCGGGTCGACCGGTCTTCTTCGTGGGGCTGCGGAAACCGCCGAAGCCGGTCGCCCCGTTCGGTCGCGATTCGCCGACGTGGCTGCCGGCCTGCGTCTTCCTCGACCCCGCGACGCTGCAGTGTCGGATCCACGGAAGCGATCGCTATCCCGCCGAGTGCGGTGCCTACCCGGAGCACAACCTCGCGCTCGAGCAGGAGACCGAGTGCGAACGCGTCGAGTCGGCGTTCGGCGGCGACCGCCTGCTCGAGGCCGATCACGACGATCCGGGCGGCCTGCTGCTCGGGTCGCAGGCGATCGGCGCGAAACTGTTCTGTCATCCGCGACCGGCCGATCTCGAGGGGATCGTCGCCCGTGCCGCGACCGGGACCCTCACGCGGGCGGATCGCGCCGAGATCGTCGCGGTCGCCGCCGCCTCGAGTCCCGGGACGCTAGCCATCTCCGACGACCACTACGAGCGGGGGTACGAGACGGCGCTCGAGGGAGGTGACGGGACGGACGACGGGTCGTGGATCGGACCGGCGATCCGCGACTGGCATCGGCGCTCCCGGACGGCCGGCGAGACGGTCCCGTCGCCGACCGTCGCCGACGCCGTCGAGACGGAGCGCGGAGCACCCGAAACGCCGGGCTGGGACGCACTCGACTGA
- a CDS encoding 60S ribosomal export protein NMD3 → MSESRAFCPRCGDAVPERSASDANSPLRPGAEVELCDSCYFEDFDFVDAPERIDVRVCARCGAVYRGNRWVDVGADDYTDIAIEEVSEALGVHVDVEDVAWQIDPEQVDQNTIRMHCFFTGVVRGTPVEEQVTVPVKIARQTCTRCGRIAGDYYASIVQVRAEDRTPTTDEVERAKEIANTIVADMEATGDRNAFVTEMSEVDDGLNIRVSTNKIGKKISNKMIEEFGGTVNDAETLVTEDQDGNEVYRVTFAVRLPPYTPGEVIEVADDDGGPVLVRSARGNLKGVRVTTGERYEASYEEGNSPDARRLGHLEEADEATVVTVEDDNAVQVLDPETFRATTVARPDYFDAEAETVPVLKSRAGVHILPDESDD, encoded by the coding sequence ATGAGTGAGTCGCGTGCGTTCTGTCCCCGATGCGGGGACGCGGTGCCCGAGCGGTCGGCGAGCGACGCGAATAGTCCGTTGCGCCCCGGTGCGGAGGTCGAGCTCTGCGATTCGTGTTACTTCGAGGACTTCGACTTCGTGGACGCGCCGGAGCGGATCGACGTCCGCGTCTGCGCCCGCTGCGGTGCGGTCTACCGGGGGAACCGGTGGGTCGACGTCGGCGCGGACGACTACACCGACATCGCCATCGAAGAGGTCAGCGAGGCGCTGGGCGTCCACGTCGACGTCGAGGACGTCGCCTGGCAGATCGACCCCGAACAGGTCGACCAGAACACGATCCGGATGCACTGCTTCTTCACCGGCGTCGTTCGCGGGACGCCGGTCGAGGAGCAGGTGACGGTCCCGGTCAAGATCGCCCGCCAGACCTGCACCCGCTGCGGGCGGATCGCCGGCGATTACTACGCCAGCATCGTTCAGGTCCGCGCCGAGGACCGCACCCCGACGACCGACGAGGTCGAGAGAGCGAAAGAGATCGCGAACACAATCGTCGCCGACATGGAGGCCACGGGCGACCGCAACGCCTTCGTCACCGAGATGAGCGAGGTCGACGACGGGCTGAACATCCGGGTATCGACCAACAAGATCGGCAAGAAGATCTCGAACAAGATGATCGAGGAGTTCGGCGGCACCGTCAACGACGCCGAAACCCTCGTCACGGAGGATCAGGACGGCAACGAGGTCTACCGCGTCACGTTCGCCGTTCGGCTACCGCCGTACACGCCGGGGGAAGTGATCGAGGTCGCCGACGACGACGGCGGTCCCGTCCTCGTCCGCAGCGCCCGCGGCAACCTCAAGGGCGTCCGCGTGACGACCGGCGAGCGCTACGAGGCGAGCTACGAGGAGGGGAACTCGCCCGACGCGCGACGGCTCGGCCACCTCGAGGAGGCGGACGAAGCGACGGTCGTCACCGTCGAGGACGACAACGCCGTGCAGGTGCTCGACCCCGAGACGTTTCGGGCCACGACCGTCGCGCGACCGGACTACTTCGACGCCGAGGCCGAAACCGTCCCCGTGCTGAAGAGCCGCGCCGGAGTGCACATTCTGCCCGACGAGAGCGATGACTGA